The following are encoded in a window of Citrobacter freundii genomic DNA:
- the csgA gene encoding curli major subunit CsgA, translated as MKLLKVAAFAAIVVSGSALAGVVPQWGGNGNHHGGGNNFGPESSMSIYQYGSGNIANALQSDARKSDVTITQHGRGNGATVGQGADDSTISLKQSGFSNSADINQWNAKRADINVTQYGGRNGAVVNQTASDSNVLVRQVGFGNNVTANQH; from the coding sequence ATGAAACTTTTAAAAGTGGCAGCATTCGCAGCAATCGTAGTTTCTGGCAGTGCTCTGGCTGGTGTTGTTCCGCAATGGGGCGGCAACGGCAATCACCATGGTGGTGGTAATAATTTTGGTCCAGAATCATCAATGAGTATTTACCAGTATGGTTCTGGCAACATTGCGAATGCGCTGCAAAGTGATGCACGTAAATCCGATGTGACCATCACCCAGCATGGGCGTGGTAACGGGGCAACCGTCGGACAAGGTGCTGATGACAGTACCATTAGTCTGAAACAGTCAGGCTTCAGCAACAGCGCTGACATCAATCAGTGGAATGCTAAACGTGCGGACATTAACGTGACCCAATACGGTGGTCGCAACGGTGCGGTGGTTAATCAGACTGCGTCTGACTCCAACGTTCTGGTTCGTCAGGTTGGTTTTGGCAACAACGTCACGGCTAACCAACATTAA
- the csgB gene encoding curli minor subunit CsgB, translating to MKNKLLFMMFTMLGVPGIVSATSYDMANAEYNFAVNELSKSSFNQAAIIGQVGTGNSANTRQSGSKLLSVISQDGSSNRAKIDQAGSYNLAYIDQAGSSNDASIKQGSYGNTAVIIQKGSGNKANITQYGTQKTAVVVQRQSQMAIRVTQR from the coding sequence ATGAAAAACAAGTTGTTATTTATGATGTTTACAATGCTGGGTGTGCCTGGAATTGTGTCCGCAACAAGTTATGACATGGCTAATGCAGAATATAACTTTGCGGTAAATGAATTAAGTAAGTCTTCATTTAATCAGGCAGCCATTATTGGTCAAGTAGGCACTGGGAACAGTGCCAATACACGCCAGTCGGGCTCGAAGCTATTGTCGGTCATTTCGCAGGATGGTTCAAGCAACCGAGCGAAAATAGATCAGGCAGGATCATATAATCTTGCATATATAGATCAGGCGGGTAGTTCCAATGATGCGAGTATAAAACAAGGTTCTTACGGTAATACGGCCGTTATTATCCAGAAAGGTTCGGGTAATAAAGCAAATATTACCCAGTACGGTACACAAAAAACAGCAGTTGTGGTGCAGAGACAGTCGCAAATGGCCATTCGCGTGACTCAACGCTAA
- the csgD gene encoding biofilm master transcriptional regulator CsgD codes for MFNEVHSIHGHTLLLITKPSLQATALLQHLKQSLALTGKLHNIQRSLDDISSSCIVLLDMMEADKKLIHYWQDNLSRKNNSIKTLLLNTPDDYPYRDIENWPHINGVFYVAEDEQRVVAGLQGVLRGECYFSQKLASYLITHSGNYRYNSTESALLTHREKEILNKLRIGASNIEIARSLFISENTVKTHLYNLFKKIAVKNRTQAVSWANDNLRR; via the coding sequence ATGTTTAATGAAGTCCATAGTATTCATGGTCATACATTATTGTTGATCACTAAACCGTCCCTGCAGGCAACTGCATTATTACAACATTTAAAGCAATCGCTGGCGCTCACCGGAAAACTGCATAATATTCAACGTTCTCTGGACGATATTTCCTCCAGCTGCATTGTTTTACTGGATATGATGGAGGCAGATAAAAAGCTGATCCATTACTGGCAAGATAACTTAAGTAGAAAAAACAACAGTATAAAGACGTTATTGTTGAATACACCCGATGATTATCCGTACCGGGATATTGAAAACTGGCCGCATATCAATGGTGTATTTTACGTAGCAGAAGATGAACAGCGTGTGGTGGCCGGGTTACAAGGCGTTTTACGCGGTGAATGCTACTTCTCGCAAAAGCTCGCCAGCTACCTGATCACACATTCTGGAAACTATCGTTATAACAGTACAGAGTCAGCACTACTCACACATCGTGAAAAAGAGATCCTTAATAAACTGCGTATCGGCGCCTCAAATATTGAAATCGCACGCTCACTGTTTATCAGTGAAAATACGGTAAAAACGCATCTTTATAATCTTTTCAAAAAGATAGCTGTGAAGAACCGTACGCAGGCGGTCTCGTGGGCCAATGATAACCTCAGGCGATAA